TCGCAGATCGGCGAGAAGCCGAAGCTGACCGAGATCGAGAATCCGACGGCGCAGCCGGGCTACAAGCCGGTGCAGATGCCGATGCCGAAGCCGGAGACCGCCTCCTACAACGCCAATTCATTGTGGCGCAACGGCTCCCGGGCCTTCTTCAAGGACCAGCGCGCCGCCAGGATCGGCGACCTGCTCACGGTGACCGTGAATTTCACCGACAAGGCCAATATCGCCAACGAGACCCAGCGCAGCCGCACCAGCAAGGAAGATTCGGGCATCACCGACTTCATCGGCTCCCAAACGATCACGCAGCCCAACAAGATCCTGCCCGGCCGCCTCCTGACCACGGACTCCACGTCTTCCAGCGACGGCAAGGGTTCGGTCAATCGCCAGGAAGCCCTGCAGACCAGCGTCGCCGCCGTGGTCACGCAGGTGCTGCCGAACGGCAATCTCGTGGTCGAGGGCAAGCAGGAGATCCGGGTCAATTTCGAAATCCGCGAACTGATCGTCGCCGGCATCGTGCGCCCGGAGGACATCCAGAGCGACAACACCATCGACTCCTCGAAGATCGCGCAGGCCCGCATCGCCTATGGCGGCCGCGGCCAGATCACCGACGTCCAGCAGCCGCGATACGGCCAGCAGGTGATGGACGTGTTGCTGCCGTTCTAGTCGTTCGTTTCAAGAGCTCCCACACCTCATTGCGAACCTAGGCGCGATGAAGTGTTCCAACGCGGCCTCCGTCAGCTCCCCTGGCGGAGGCCGTGGTTGTTTCCGGCGCTACCGGGCGACGGCCGATAAACGCCGCCGGCCTACTTCCGCACGATATGTCTGGTCGGCGTCATCGTGCTGGCGGGTGCGGCCTCCGAGATCGAGAATGTCAGCCAGGTATTCCAGCCGGACGGCCGGTTGGCGGCGTCGAACTCGCCATATCCCTTCAGGCCGAGAAATGCCTGGTTGCTGCCGATCGGAAAGATATATCCGATCTGCGGGCCCGCGCCGAGAACGCGCGAGCGGAAGCCGCCGAGAATGGCGGGCTGACCGAAGTCGTCGGTGATCTGCTGGTAGGCGTAGCCGACGAAGCCGACAAAGACCTGCTTCGACAGGAACTGCGACACGCCCCAGTCGAAATGGAAATCGATGCCGCTCTGGTACTGGGTATCGGGGTTCTTGAAATTGTAGGTGAAGCCGCCGACGCCGGAGAATTCCGTGCCGGTCGCGGGATTCAAATAGGTGTAGCCGCCGCCGAAATCGATGGCGCCGTGACCGATGCCGATATTGGCCAGCCGGTTCGGATTGTAGTCGCCGACGGGAATGTCGCCCGCGCCGTAGACCATGTAGTTGTGGACGCCGTTGTTCCACTTCAGCTTCAAGGTCGGATAGAGATCGCCATAGGAGACGAGCGCGTCTTCGAGGAATCCATTGCGCGTGGTCACGATCGGCCCCGCCCCCACGGTCAGCGTGCCGTCGAGGCTCGCGGAATTCCGGCCGTAGACGCCGGCGAGCGTCGCCGACAACTGGCCGCCGAGCACCGGCGTCGCGAAAGTATAGGTCGGCGCGATCAGCACCAGGTCGGCCTGGCCGCGCAAGGCCACATTGAGATCGATGTTGACGGTCGGCGAAAATCTCCCGACCTGGAATTCCCGCGATGCGGCCGCCGCCCCCGAGGCGCCCACGGAGGTATGATAGTAGATCGCGGCGACCGACCAGCCCGGCGTGGCCGGCGTGGCGGCGAGGCTGCCGTACAATCCCGGAAGCCAGAACGAGACGCCGCTTTCGTCGGCACGCGCGATTTGAGGAGAAAGCGCAGCAAGCACGGTGGCGGCCAAGCCGGCGCTCAACTTTCGCCGCAAAATGCCGGATCTCAATACCGATATCTCAGGTTGCATTGGCGGTCCCCGCAAGTTCGATGGCAAAGCCAGTTGATTCCTGGAGATTTCGCGACGCAAGATGAAAATGGCCCGAAGGCGTCGATCTATCCCGCGTGAGGCTTTGATGCCACATCCCGGCAGCGCGCAATTCGATTATTGCGCGCTGCACGAGACCGAGTCTTCACGCGACCGCCGGTTCGGCCGCATCTCACTTCATGCAGTTGCGGACGTACTGGACTCGTTCGACAAGCCCGAGGGCCAGCGCCTGGGCCTGCTTGCGGCAGCCCTCACGCTTGTCCAGGCGCAACTCCACCTTCTGAAGCAGGCTCAGGCCGACACCGCTCGAAACCTGCGGCGCGGCGGCCTCAGCCGAGGCACCGCCGGCATCGGCTGACGGTCCGTCGCCGGCCGCCCGCGCCGCGTCCTGCAGACGCTTGATGTCGGCGGGACTCAATTTCGGCCGGTCGATGGTCAGCGCGATCTTGTTCAGTGTGCCGGTGAAGGCGAACGGCGCGCTGTAGTCGTTGTCGTCGACCGGCGTGCCGGTGTCCGACCCGATATCGAGCGACTCATCCCATTGCAGGATGAAGGGAAGCGTATGCTCCATTTTCTCGGTCGCGACCATCTTGCCATCGACCTTGAGCTCGCCAGTGCCGCCCTTGCCGATGCCGCTGTAGTCGCCGAACGCTATCGTCGCGGCGCCCAGACCGTCATACTTGAAATCGAACTCGATCACGTGCTTGCCGGGGGTCAGCTCCGGCCCTTCCCAGCGCACGCGCTTGAGGTCGACCAGGTTCCAGGTGAACACCGGCTTGTTCTTCAGCACGTAGAGGCCGTAGCCGCCGAACCGCCCGCCTTGCGTGATCAGCATGCCCTCGGCGCCGCCTTGCGGAACCTCGACGTCCACCTTGAAATTGTAGGAGGCGTTGAGCAGGCTCGGCGCGTCGCCGTTCGGCGTTCCCGTGAGCGGGCGGATCCAGGTGAAGGAGGTGCGGCCGGCGCTCAGGCTCGGCCGTGGCGTGATCATCCGCGAGGCCATCGACGAATCGAGCGGCAGCACCTGGTATTTCTGCGCTTCCTTCCAGAACAGCTCCTGCATCTCCTTCAGCTTGGCCGGATTCCTGGCCGCGACATCCTCATATTGCGTCCAGTCGTTCTTGAGATCGTAAAGCTCCCAGGGATAGTCGAGCGGGCTCGGCAGCTTGGCAACCGTCACCCACGGCGGCCGCATGACCTTGGTAGAGGCGATCCAGCCGTCATTATAGATCGCGCGGTCGGCGAACATCTCGAAATACTGCGTCTTGTGTGTCGAGGGCGCGTTCGCATTCTTGGCATCGAAGGTGTACATCATGCTGACGCCCTCGATCGGGCTCTGCTTGATGCCGTCCACCATGGCCGGCTGCTTGATGCCGGCTGCCTGCAGGATCGTCGGCACGACATCGATGACATGATGGAACTGATGGCGGATGCCGCCCTTGTCGGCGATCCCCTTCGGCCACGAGATCGCCATGCCCTGGCGGGTGCCGCCGAAATGCGACACTATCTGCTTGGTCCAGGAGAACGGCGTGTCGAATGCCCAGGCCCAGCCGATCGACATATGGTTGTAGGTGCGGTCGGTGCCCCAGACGTCGTAGAAATATTTCAGCTGCTCCTCGACCGATGGGTTGGCCTGGTTGAACATCGCCACTTCGTTCGGCGTGCCGTTCGGCTGGCCCTCGGCGCTGGTGCCGTTGTCGCCGTTGATGTAGATCACCAGCGTGTTGTCGAGCTTGCCAAGGTCGTCGATCGCCTGGATGACGCGGCCGATTTCATTGTCGGCGTAGGCGACGTAGGCGGCGAAGATTTCGACCTGCCGGATGAACAGCTTCCTTTCGTCGGGGTTGAGCTGGTCCCATTCCTTGATCAGGTCCTTCGGCCACGGCGTCAGCTTGGCGTTCTGCGGAATGACGCCGAGCTTCTTCTGGTTTTCGAAGATGGTTTCCCGCAGCTTGTTCCAGCCCTGGTCGAACAGCTTCATGTCGCTGATCTTCTTGACCCACTCAGGCGTCGGATGGTGCGGCGCGTGGGTGGCGCCCGGCGCGAACTTGATCAGGAAGGGTTGCTCGGGCGACAATGTATGAACGCGATTGACGTAGTCGATCGCCTCGTCGGCCATCGCCGTCATCAGGTTCCAGCCGGGTTTGCCGACGTAGGGATAGATCGGCGTGGTGTTCTGGACCAGATTGCCCGGCTCCCACTGATTGGTGTCGCCGCCCATGAAGCCGTAGAAATATTCAAAGCCCATCCCGGTCGGCCACTGATCGAAGGGGCCTGCCTGGCTCGCCTGGTATTCCGGGGTGTTGTGGTTCTTGCCGAACCAGGCGGTGTGGTAGCCGTTGTCCTGCAGGATGCGGCCGATCGTGGCCTTGTCCTTGGTGATGACGCTGTCGTAGCCGGGAAAGCCAGTGGCCTGCTCGGCGATCACGCCGTAGCCGACCGAGTGATGGTTGCGGCCGGTGATCAGCGCGGCGCGGGTCGGCGAACACAGCGCAGTCGAGTGAAAATTGGTGTAGCGCAGACCGTCCCTGGCGATGCGGTCGAGCGCCTGCGTCGGAATCACGCCGCCGAAGGTCGAAGGCACGCCATAGCCGGAATCGTCGGTGATGATCAGCAGCACGTTCGGCGCGCCCTTCGGCGGCACGATCCGCGCCGGCCAATAGGGCGTCGACTTGGTCGCCTCGCGCTCGATCTTGCCGCCGAATTTCTCCGGCGGCGCCGGAAGCTGATCGCCGGGAATGGTTGTCGTAGCGCTGGGCGAGCCCGGAACGCCGGTGATCTGTTGCGCGCCTGCCGAAACGGAAACCAGCAACGACACGCTCAATGCTGCGAAAACCGATTGATAGGATTTCATGATGAAGCTCTCCCGGTACGATCGAACGCCGCCTGAAGCTGCGGCAACATTTGAGACATGTATTTTCATCGCGTGGAGCAGACAATTACAGGATGGCAGACGATGGCGCGTTTGCTCTCGATTCAGGTCAAATATCGGACGATTGGATTTTCGTGACCGCCCCGCGGTTCGTGCGGAACGGTCGCTACGTTCTTCGGCTCAATAGCAGGGTGGATAGGGGTAATAGCCGCATGCGGGGCGCGCATACGGGCCGTAAGCGGCGGCACCGACCGCAGCGGCTCCCACCGCCGCCGCGCCGGCATAGTAGGCCCCGCGATAGGCGGTACGGCGCGCGACGCCCGCGAACGACATCGGGGTGAACGGCCGGCCGATAATGTCGATGAAGACAGAGGCGGCGCCATCGGCCCCCTTCAAGTCGCCCTCGAGCACATCGACGTCGAATGTCAACTGTTCGCCCTCGAGCTTGGGACTCTTCAGCACGACCACGACATCCTTTACGCCGGAGCCGTCCTTGGTAAATCCCGAAACCGTGGCGTTCGGCGGATCCTTGGCGAAGTTATCGCTGCCCTTGGCCCAATCGTCGATGATGTGCGTGGTGAGATCATGACCGGCGGCGCGCACCGGGCGATCGGCGAAGACGATGGAATTCGGCGCCACTCCGGTCAACACCAATTTGTTGCCTTGCAGGCTCACACCTTTCGAATTCAAGACAATCAGCGACGGCACGACCTCGGGCTTGGCCTGCCCGCCGATCGTCTTTTGCAGCGGAACATGCGGCGGGGCAGCGGGCGTTCCCTGGGCCAATGCCAAAGCCGGCACACAAAGAAGACCACCAGCGATAATCATCGTACGAATAATGGGAGAGCAATTCATGAACCACCTCCTGCAGAATGCAAAAAACTTATGCCCCTTCAACTCGTAAAGCGGTTTGATTTGTATCAAGCGTGAATGACGAACGCGTGATTGCATAAACCCCTTGCAAACATGTCGATGATCTTGCTTCATCTGTGTCAGCGATATTGACGCTGACGGAAGCCATGGACGATTTGGGATCGTTGAGCTGAATCAAGCGTACCGTCGTAACCATCCGTCTGATATGCTTCTCACTTTTCGGAGGAGGCTCTGATGAAGATTGCGCTGTTATCGATGGCGATGATTGGCGGTCAAGTGGCGATCCCTGTCAGCGATCGCGTTCCCAAACTCAATGTCGAGGCGACATGCAGGGCGACGGTCGCAGCCGACAAGGCGATGGGCCTCGCCCTGCCCCAGAGCTACGAGGATTGCATGCGCGACGAGAATGACGCGCAACAACAGCTGAATTCCGTTTGGCTCTCGAACTCCAACGAGATCAGAGACCAATGCGAGGGCGAGGCGACGGCAGCCGGAAGCGACAGCTATGTCGACCTTCTTACTTGCATGCAAATGGCAGACGCGGCCAAGTTGCTTTCTCCCGCGCCTAAGCTCCGAGGCGCGAGCAAAAACCGAAATAGCAAATGACGCGCATGAGATGCGTCAGCTCAAGCGGTGCTATTCAAATGCCGCAGATAGGATCCCACCTCGCCGATCTTCCGACCCCGTCACAGACGGTTCGCGCCTTTCACTCAGGCCTACGGCTGACACATTGACCTGCATCAACGAGCAGGTCATCCTGTTGGGGTCATTTGGGACTTCTGAAACAACGGAGACCGACATGAAGCTTTCGATAGCATTATCGGCACTGCTGGTAACCGGGTTCATGGCTGCTGGCACCAAACAAGCCAGCGCCGTGGTTTACTGCCAATACATCGAGTACCCCGTCGGTTGCATCGTCAGGCCGGGCGTCGTGCTGCGGCCGCGGCCGGTCGCGCGAGCCGTGGTGACTCCCGGCGTCGGCGTCCGTGGCACGCCGATGAATCGCGGCGGTCCGGTCAATCGCGTCGGCAGGCGCTGATTGGATCATGTTTCGAGGTGACTGTCAGGGTAGCTGATTTCGAAAGGCTGTCGCTCTGCGGTCGTCATCTTTAACTACCTTCATCGACTACCTTCGTTGCCGGAAGGCGCTTTGCGATTCTCGTATAGGGGAAGTCATTATGAAACGATCAGCCTTGTTCGTCCTGACACTTTCCTTGATGACGTCTTTCGGGTTTTCCGCAAACGCCCAGCAGGCCGCGCCCGCGGCCGTCGTCTTGCCGACCGATCGCTCGGTGCTGCCAATTCCAGAACCCCAGTATCCGCACAGCACCGTGTTTGACGCACGCAATGCGACGCCGCCGCCGCGATTCGAGGTCAAGGCGCCAGCCGCCGCGCCCAACGTTCTCATTGTGCTGATCGACGACATGGGCTTCGGACAATCGAGCGCATTCGGCGGGCCGGTAAGGATGCCAACGGTGGAGAAGCTCGCCAACGAGGGTCTGCGCTACAACGAGTTTCACACCACGGCACTTTGCTCGCCGACACGAGCCGCGCTGCTCAGCGGTCGCAATCATCACATGAACAACATGGGCTCGATTACTGAGACCGCTACCGCTTTCCCCGGGCAGACCGGGCAGCGCCCCAATAGCGTCGCGCCGGTCGCGGAGATGCTCCGGCTCAACGGCTACAGCACTGCTGCGTTCGGCAAGTCGCACGAGACCGCGGCTTGGGAGGTCAGCCCCTCCGGCCCGACCGACCGTTGGCCGACCCGCTCCGGCTTCGACAAATTCTATGGATTCATCGGTGGCGAGACCAACCAATGGGCGCCGCTGCTCTACGACGGCATGACCCTGGTCGAACCGTCGCAGGACCCGAACTATCATTTCATGAATGATATGACCAACCAGGCGATCGACTGGATCCAGTACCAGAAGTCGCTGACGCCGGATAAGCCGTTCTTCATCTATTTCGCGCCCGGCGCCACCCACGCGCCGCATCAGGTGCCGAAAGAATGGATCGCCAAGTACAAGGGCAAGTTCGACCAGGGCTGGGACAAACTGCGCGAGGAAACGCTGGCCCGCCAGATCAAGCTCGGCGTGGTGCCCCCGGACACCAGGCTCGCGCCCAAGCCCGAAGCCATCAAGGATTGGGACAAGCTCGGCGCCGACGAGAAGAAGCTGTTCGCCCGGCAGATGGAAGTGTTCGCCGGCTTTGGCGAATACGCTGACACCGAGATCGGCCGCCTGATCGACGCCATCAAGGCGACCGGCCAACTCGACAACACGCTGGTATTCTACATCGTCGGCGACAACGGCGCGAGCGCCGAAGGCGGCATGAACGGGTTGTTCAGCGAGATGACCTATTTCAATGGCGTGCAAGAGACCGTTCAGGACATCATCAAGCATTACGACGAACTCGGCAGCCCCTCGACCTACGGTCACTACGCCGCCGGGTGGGCGGTTGCGGGCGACACACCCTTCACCTGGACCAAGCAGGTCGCCTCCAGCTACGGCGGCACCCGCAACGGCATGGTGGTTCACTGGCCAAAGGGAATCGCGGCGAAGGGC
The sequence above is drawn from the Bradyrhizobium sediminis genome and encodes:
- a CDS encoding arylsulfatase, encoding MKSYQSVFAALSVSLLVSVSAGAQQITGVPGSPSATTTIPGDQLPAPPEKFGGKIEREATKSTPYWPARIVPPKGAPNVLLIITDDSGYGVPSTFGGVIPTQALDRIARDGLRYTNFHSTALCSPTRAALITGRNHHSVGYGVIAEQATGFPGYDSVITKDKATIGRILQDNGYHTAWFGKNHNTPEYQASQAGPFDQWPTGMGFEYFYGFMGGDTNQWEPGNLVQNTTPIYPYVGKPGWNLMTAMADEAIDYVNRVHTLSPEQPFLIKFAPGATHAPHHPTPEWVKKISDMKLFDQGWNKLRETIFENQKKLGVIPQNAKLTPWPKDLIKEWDQLNPDERKLFIRQVEIFAAYVAYADNEIGRVIQAIDDLGKLDNTLVIYINGDNGTSAEGQPNGTPNEVAMFNQANPSVEEQLKYFYDVWGTDRTYNHMSIGWAWAFDTPFSWTKQIVSHFGGTRQGMAISWPKGIADKGGIRHQFHHVIDVVPTILQAAGIKQPAMVDGIKQSPIEGVSMMYTFDAKNANAPSTHKTQYFEMFADRAIYNDGWIASTKVMRPPWVTVAKLPSPLDYPWELYDLKNDWTQYEDVAARNPAKLKEMQELFWKEAQKYQVLPLDSSMASRMITPRPSLSAGRTSFTWIRPLTGTPNGDAPSLLNASYNFKVDVEVPQGGAEGMLITQGGRFGGYGLYVLKNKPVFTWNLVDLKRVRWEGPELTPGKHVIEFDFKYDGLGAATIAFGDYSGIGKGGTGELKVDGKMVATEKMEHTLPFILQWDESLDIGSDTGTPVDDNDYSAPFAFTGTLNKIALTIDRPKLSPADIKRLQDAARAAGDGPSADAGGASAEAAAPQVSSGVGLSLLQKVELRLDKREGCRKQAQALALGLVERVQYVRNCMK
- a CDS encoding SphA family protein: MQPEISVLRSGILRRKLSAGLAATVLAALSPQIARADESGVSFWLPGLYGSLAATPATPGWSVAAIYYHTSVGASGAAAASREFQVGRFSPTVNIDLNVALRGQADLVLIAPTYTFATPVLGGQLSATLAGVYGRNSASLDGTLTVGAGPIVTTRNGFLEDALVSYGDLYPTLKLKWNNGVHNYMVYGAGDIPVGDYNPNRLANIGIGHGAIDFGGGYTYLNPATGTEFSGVGGFTYNFKNPDTQYQSGIDFHFDWGVSQFLSKQVFVGFVGYAYQQITDDFGQPAILGGFRSRVLGAGPQIGYIFPIGSNQAFLGLKGYGEFDAANRPSGWNTWLTFSISEAAPASTMTPTRHIVRK
- a CDS encoding arylsulfatase, with protein sequence MKRSALFVLTLSLMTSFGFSANAQQAAPAAVVLPTDRSVLPIPEPQYPHSTVFDARNATPPPRFEVKAPAAAPNVLIVLIDDMGFGQSSAFGGPVRMPTVEKLANEGLRYNEFHTTALCSPTRAALLSGRNHHMNNMGSITETATAFPGQTGQRPNSVAPVAEMLRLNGYSTAAFGKSHETAAWEVSPSGPTDRWPTRSGFDKFYGFIGGETNQWAPLLYDGMTLVEPSQDPNYHFMNDMTNQAIDWIQYQKSLTPDKPFFIYFAPGATHAPHQVPKEWIAKYKGKFDQGWDKLREETLARQIKLGVVPPDTRLAPKPEAIKDWDKLGADEKKLFARQMEVFAGFGEYADTEIGRLIDAIKATGQLDNTLVFYIVGDNGASAEGGMNGLFSEMTYFNGVQETVQDIIKHYDELGSPSTYGHYAAGWAVAGDTPFTWTKQVASSYGGTRNGMVVHWPKGIAAKGEVRSQWHHVIDIAPTILEAAGLPEPKSVNGTPQTPIEGASMAYTFANPKAPSTHTTQYFEIFGNRAIYSDGWLAGTVHRAAWETKPRRPLEQDIWELYDTRSDFSLRNDLAARNPDKLKEMQELFLKEAVKYTVLPLDDRTLERTNALLVGRPDLMAGRTSLTVYQGMLGMSENVFINLKNQSHTITADVEVPKTGANGAIIAQAGRFGGWSLYLKDGKPTYTYNFLGLQRYTIAAKQALPAGKGTLRFEFAYDGGGLGKGGVGTILFNGKTVATGRIDRTQCCFFSADDGTDVGADEGTPVTEAYKVPFKFTGKIGKVTIELKEMKKADRDDADKARKEAVIKKALAD
- the flgH gene encoding flagellar basal body L-ring protein FlgH yields the protein MYASRIHRFIVTGTLLATAALASGCSSIDRLSQIGEKPKLTEIENPTAQPGYKPVQMPMPKPETASYNANSLWRNGSRAFFKDQRAARIGDLLTVTVNFTDKANIANETQRSRTSKEDSGITDFIGSQTITQPNKILPGRLLTTDSTSSSDGKGSVNRQEALQTSVAAVVTQVLPNGNLVVEGKQEIRVNFEIRELIVAGIVRPEDIQSDNTIDSSKIAQARIAYGGRGQITDVQQPRYGQQVMDVLLPF